The proteins below come from a single Malus sylvestris chromosome 3, drMalSylv7.2, whole genome shotgun sequence genomic window:
- the LOC126616653 gene encoding COP9 signalosome complex subunit 6a-like isoform X6 yields MAESSSSGLTFKLHPLVIVNISDHYSRVKSQMQPPVTNTSTPPPPNNGADGAVEAASSSSFSDSASCPRVFGCVIGVQRGRTVEIFNSFELLYDPATHSLDRAFLEKKQELYKKVFPHFYILGWYSTGTDAQESDMNIHKALMDINESPVYVLLNPLINAAQKDLPITIYESEMHVIDGIPQLIFVSSSYTIETVEAERISVDHVAHLKPSDGGSAATQLAAHLTGIHSAIKMLNSRIRVLHHYLLAMQKGDIPCENSLLRQVSSLLRRLPAIKSGKFQDDFLMEYNDTLLITYLAVLTNCSSTTNELVDKFNTAYDRHSRRGGRTAYF; encoded by the exons ATGGCGGAATCCTCCAGCAGCGGGCTGACGTTCAAGCTCCACCCACTGGTGATCGTCAACATCTCCGACCACTACTCTAGGGTTAAGTCCCAGATGCAGCCGCCCGTCACCAACACTTCGACACCACCACCGCCCAACAACGGCGCCGACGGAGCAGTAGAAGCagcctcctcttcttccttctccgaCTCCGCCTCGTGTCCGCGGGTCTTCGGCTGCGTTATCGGGGTTCAGAGGGGCCGCACGGTCGAGATCTTCAACAGCTTCGAGCTCCTCTACGATCCTGCTACTCACTCCCTCGACCGCGCCTTCCTCGAGAAGAAGCAAGAGCTCT ATAAGAAGGTGTTCCCGCACTTTTACATACTGGGGTGGTACTCTACTGGAACAGATGCTCAGGAATCTGACATGAACATCCACAAAGCT CTGATGGATATCAATGAAAGCCCTGTTTATGTCCTTCTCAACCCCTTGATCAATGCTGCTCAAAAGGATCTCCCAATCACTATTTACGAAAGTG AGATGCATGTCATTGATGGGATTCCACAGCTAATCTTTGTCAGCTCAAGCTATACCATTGAG ACGGTGGAAGCTGAGCGCATTTCAGTTGATCATGTTGCCCATCTTAAACCATCTGATGGAGGTTCAGCAGCAACTCAAT TGGCTGCTCATCTTACAGGAATCCACAGTGCTATCAAGATGCTAAATAGCAGAATTAGAGTGCTTCATCACTATCTTCTTGCTATGCAGAAAG GTGATATACCTTGTGAAAATTCACTGCTAAGACAAGTATCAAGTCTTTTGAGAAGGTTGCCTGCCATAAAATCAGGgaaatttcaagatgatttcTTGATG gaATACAATGACACTTTGTTGATTACATATTTGGCTGTGCTGACCAACTGCTCAAG TACAACGAATGAGCTAGTCGACAAGTTCAACACTGCATATGATAGGCACAGTCGAAGAGGTGGACGGACTGCTTATTTCTGA
- the LOC126616653 gene encoding COP9 signalosome complex subunit 6a-like isoform X7 yields MAESSSSGLTFKLHPLVIVNISDHYSRVKSQMQPPVTNTSTPPPPNNGADGAVEAASSSSFSDSASCPRVFGCVIGVQRGRTVEIFNSFELLYDPATHSLDRAFLEKKQELYKKVFPHFYILGWYSTGTDAQESDMNIHKALMDINESPVYVLLNPLINAAQKDLPITIYESEMHVIDGIPQLIFVSSSYTIETVEAERISVDHVAHLKPSDGGSAATQLAAHLTGIHSAIKMLNSRIRVLHHYLLAMQKGDIPCENSLLRQVSSLLRRLPAIKSGKFQDDFLMEYNDTLLITYLAVLTNCSSTTNELVDKFNAAYDRHSRRGGRTAYF; encoded by the exons ATGGCGGAATCCTCCAGCAGCGGGCTGACGTTCAAGCTCCACCCACTGGTGATCGTCAACATCTCCGACCACTACTCTAGGGTTAAGTCCCAGATGCAGCCGCCCGTCACCAACACTTCGACACCACCACCGCCCAACAACGGCGCCGACGGAGCAGTAGAAGCagcctcctcttcttccttctccgaCTCCGCCTCGTGTCCGCGGGTCTTCGGCTGCGTTATCGGGGTTCAGAGGGGCCGCACGGTCGAGATCTTCAACAGCTTCGAGCTCCTCTACGATCCTGCTACTCACTCCCTCGACCGCGCCTTCCTCGAGAAGAAGCAAGAGCTCT ATAAGAAGGTGTTCCCGCACTTTTACATACTGGGGTGGTACTCTACTGGAACAGATGCTCAGGAATCTGACATGAACATCCACAAAGCT CTGATGGATATCAATGAAAGCCCTGTTTATGTCCTTCTCAACCCCTTGATCAATGCTGCTCAAAAGGATCTCCCAATCACTATTTACGAAAGTG AGATGCATGTCATTGATGGGATTCCACAGCTAATCTTTGTCAGCTCAAGCTATACCATTGAG ACGGTGGAAGCTGAGCGCATTTCAGTTGATCATGTTGCCCATCTTAAACCATCTGATGGAGGTTCAGCAGCAACTCAAT TGGCTGCTCATCTTACAGGAATCCACAGTGCTATCAAGATGCTAAATAGCAGAATTAGAGTGCTTCATCACTATCTTCTTGCTATGCAGAAAG GTGATATACCTTGTGAAAATTCACTGCTAAGACAAGTATCAAGTCTTTTGAGAAGGTTGCCTGCCATAAAATCAGGgaaatttcaagatgatttcTTGATG gaATACAATGACACTTTGTTGATTACATATTTGGCTGTGCTGACCAACTGCTCAAG
- the LOC126616653 gene encoding COP9 signalosome complex subunit 6a-like isoform X1: MAESSSSGLTFKLHPLVIVNISDHYSRVKSQMQPPVTNTSTPPPPNNGADGAVEAASSSSFSDSASCPRVFGCVIGVQRGRTVEIFNSFELLYDPATHSLDRAFLEKKQELYKKVFPHFYILGWYSTGTDAQESDMNIHKALMDINESPVYVLLNPLINAAQKDLPITIYESEMHVIDGIPQLIFVSSSYTIETVEAERISVDHVAHLKPSDGGSAATQLAAHLTGIHSAIKMLNSRIRVLHHYLLAMQKGDIPCENSLLRQVSSLLRRLPAIESGKFQDDFLMEYNDTLLITYLAVLTNCSSTTNELVDKFNTAYDRHSRRGGRTAYF, encoded by the exons ATGGCGGAATCCTCCAGCAGCGGGCTGACGTTCAAGCTCCACCCACTGGTGATCGTCAACATCTCCGACCACTACTCTAGGGTTAAGTCCCAGATGCAGCCGCCCGTCACCAACACTTCGACACCACCACCGCCCAACAACGGCGCCGACGGAGCAGTAGAAGCagcctcctcttcttccttctccgaCTCCGCCTCGTGTCCGCGGGTCTTCGGCTGCGTTATCGGGGTTCAGAGGGGCCGCACGGTCGAGATCTTCAACAGCTTCGAGCTCCTCTACGATCCTGCTACTCACTCCCTCGACCGCGCCTTCCTCGAGAAGAAGCAAGAGCTCT ATAAGAAGGTGTTCCCGCACTTTTACATACTGGGGTGGTACTCTACTGGAACAGATGCTCAGGAATCTGACATGAACATCCACAAAGCT CTGATGGATATCAATGAAAGCCCTGTTTATGTCCTTCTCAACCCCTTGATCAATGCTGCTCAAAAGGATCTCCCAATCACTATTTACGAAAGTG AGATGCATGTCATTGATGGGATTCCACAGCTAATCTTTGTCAGCTCAAGCTATACCATTGAG ACGGTGGAAGCTGAGCGCATTTCAGTTGATCATGTTGCCCATCTTAAACCATCTGATGGAGGTTCAGCAGCAACTCAAT TGGCTGCTCATCTTACAGGAATCCACAGTGCTATCAAGATGCTAAATAGCAGAATTAGAGTGCTTCATCACTATCTTCTTGCTATGCAGAAAG GTGATATACCTTGTGAAAATTCACTGCTAAGACAAGTATCAAGTCTTTTGAGAAGGTTGCCTGCCATAGAATCAGGgaaatttcaagatgatttcTTGATG gaATACAATGACACTTTGTTGATTACATATTTGGCTGTGCTGACCAACTGCTCAAG taCAACGAATGAGCTAGTCGACAAGTTCAACACCGCATATGATAGGCACAGTCGAAGAGGTGGACGGACTGCTTATTTCTGA
- the LOC126616653 gene encoding COP9 signalosome complex subunit 6a-like isoform X5, which yields MAESSSSGLTFKLHPLVIVNISDHYSRVKSQMQPPVTNTSTPPPPNNGADGAVEAASSSSFSDSASCPRVFGCVIGVQRGRTVEIFNSFELLYDPATHSLDRAFLEKKQELYKKVFPHFYILGWYSTGTDAQESDMNIHKALMDINESPVYVLLNPLINAAQKDLPITIYESEMHVIDGIPQLIFVSSSYTIETVEAERISVDHVAHLKPSDGGSAATQLAAHLTGIHSAIKMLNSRIRVLHHYLLAMQKGDIPCENSLLRQVSSLLRRLPAIESGKFQDDFLMEYNDTLLITYLAVLTNCSSTTNELVDKFNAAYDRHSRRGGRTAYF from the exons ATGGCGGAATCCTCCAGCAGCGGGCTGACGTTCAAGCTCCACCCACTGGTGATCGTCAACATCTCCGACCACTACTCTAGGGTTAAGTCCCAGATGCAGCCGCCCGTCACCAACACTTCGACACCACCACCGCCCAACAACGGCGCCGACGGAGCAGTAGAAGCagcctcctcttcttccttctccgaCTCCGCCTCGTGTCCGCGGGTCTTCGGCTGCGTTATCGGGGTTCAGAGGGGCCGCACGGTCGAGATCTTCAACAGCTTCGAGCTCCTCTACGATCCTGCTACTCACTCCCTCGACCGCGCCTTCCTCGAGAAGAAGCAAGAGCTCT ATAAGAAGGTGTTCCCGCACTTTTACATACTGGGGTGGTACTCTACTGGAACAGATGCTCAGGAATCTGACATGAACATCCACAAAGCT CTGATGGATATCAATGAAAGCCCTGTTTATGTCCTTCTCAACCCCTTGATCAATGCTGCTCAAAAGGATCTCCCAATCACTATTTACGAAAGTG AGATGCATGTCATTGATGGGATTCCACAGCTAATCTTTGTCAGCTCAAGCTATACCATTGAG ACGGTGGAAGCTGAGCGCATTTCAGTTGATCATGTTGCCCATCTTAAACCATCTGATGGAGGTTCAGCAGCAACTCAAT TGGCTGCTCATCTTACAGGAATCCACAGTGCTATCAAGATGCTAAATAGCAGAATTAGAGTGCTTCATCACTATCTTCTTGCTATGCAGAAAG GTGATATACCTTGTGAAAATTCACTGCTAAGACAAGTATCAAGTCTTTTGAGAAGGTTGCCTGCCATAGAATCAGGgaaatttcaagatgatttcTTGATG gaATACAATGACACTTTGTTGATTACATATTTGGCTGTGCTGACCAACTGCTCAAG
- the LOC126616652 gene encoding putative disease resistance protein RGA3, which yields MADALISTLLEKLASMAYEYVAEEVKLVLNVEKEVKEFARNLKAIRAVLEDAEQRQVKEANVRDWLDNLKEISFDMVDVLDDWKSEILRQQVEKQEREGTSVVVPKKKVCFPIVPCCFCCGHVGRVIPRHKIAQEIKDLNERLTTIYKQRKIYNFQLIDKGIQKPQTSSFVDVSGIFGRETEKDSLVRKLVSDEEGRGLLIIPIVGMGGMGKTTLAQLAYNDANVDAHFQKKKWICVSDPFDVMKIAKAISDEFTSSNELDDVLQCMSRSIKGKKLLLVLDDVWNEDSSQWNQLKVPLMQNSAEGSRILVTTRKEKVASMMRSTTFTINLGGLSEQHCLSIFNHMAFSNREADEYGVFGDISREIVKKCKGLPLVAKTLGSLMRDKRTMKEWKDVLNSKIWDWKEGEEEVFQPLLLSYYDLIPVDRCCLLYCGIFPKDYELERDILINLWMAQDYLDSEENKDKGIIGNIVFDNLVARSFFQDFKKDVSGKIIGCKMHDIVHDFVHFLTKKECLITEANQGANSEIEVLVNKVRHLTLTYVLDSSNSLPTSCYNCKKLRTLAVFCPRPSRIDTSLVLRLKCLRTLNLIDNSIEELPEEISQLVHLRHLDLSGNSGLEKLPDSICSLYNLYTLAICYCYSLSKLPRNMSKLINLRHLYVMESGLEYLPIGIGRLTSLQTLDECRVFFGRNDEAFKFGDLRTLNNLRGSLNITFRGDLNDVSEVVELPLVDNKQIFNLQIDWEFEPPMTPESSLQILNALQPQEDLESLVIKGIVAPTWPKWLTCLNRLRFLTLSDCGNWETLPPLGKLPFLERLNLSFMGRIEKVGGEFLGLEDDQAAFKSSSAVFPKLKDLGFCGLPNWKEWEGVNGWAKEDSKFPTIMPCLSSLTIGYCSTLETLPDFLSKIPLQNLTIQNCRKLTDRCTEASGEEWPKISHIQKIIRESRDEAKRVIM from the exons ATGGCCGATGCCCTTATCTCCACACTACTAGAAAAGTTAGCCTCAATGGCTTATGAATACGTAGCCGAAGAGGTGAAACTTGTTTTGAACGTTGAGAAAGAAGTTAAAGAATTTGCTCGCAATCTAAAAGCAATTCGGGCTGTGCTTGAGGATGCAGAGCAAAGGCAAGTGAAAGAGGCCAACGTGAGAGACTGGTTGGATAATCTCAAGGAAATATCCTTCGACATGGTAGATGTGCTGGATGACTGGAAGAGTGAGATTTTGAGGCAACAAGTGGAGAAGCAAGAAAGGGAAGGCACAAGTGTTGTTGTTCCTAAGAAAAAGGTATGTTTCCCTATTGTCCCCTGTTGCTTTTGTTGTGGTCATGTTGGGCGGGTAATTCCTCGTCATAAAATCGCTCAAGAGATTAAGGATCTGAATGAGAGGTTAACTACGATCTATAAGCAAAGAAAAATCTATAATTTTCAACTTATAGATAagggcattcaaaaacctcaaaccTCGTCTTTTGTCGATGTATCTGGGATATTTGGCCGAGAAACAGAAAAGGATAGTTTGGTAAGGAAGTTAGTGAGTGACGAAGAAGGGAGGGGGCTCCTCATCATTCCTATTGTAGGGATGGGAGGAATGGGGAAGACAACTTTAGCCCAACTAGCCTATAATGATGCCAACGTCGATGcccattttcagaaaaaaaaatggatttgTGTGTCAGACCCTTTTGACGTCATGAAGATTGCAAAAGCCATTAGCGATGAGTTCACAAGTTCAAATGAGTTGGATGATGTCTTACAATGTATGTCTAGATCGATTAAGGGAAAAAAGCTTCTCCTAGTATTGGATGATGTGTGGAATGAAGATAGTAGCCAGTGGAACCAATTAAAGGTACCACTGATGCAAAATAGTGCTGAAGGTAGTAGAATATTGGTCaccacaagaaaagaaaaggttgcTAGTATGATGAGATCAACCACCTTCACGATAAATCTTGGAGGGTTGAGTGAACAACATTGTTTGTCAATCTTCAATCACATGGCATTTTCTAATAGGGAAGCAGATGAGTATGGGGTGTTTGGAGATATTAGTAGGGAAATTGTAAAGAAGTGTAAGGGCTTGCCTCTTGTTGCAAAGACTTTGGGTAGTCTCATGCGTGACAAGAGAACAATGAAGGAATGGAAAGATGTTTTGAATAGTAAGATATGGGATTGGAAAGAAGGGGAGGAAGAAGTTTTCCAACCACTGCTTCTAAGTTATTATGATTTGATCCCTGTAGATAGATGTTGCCTTTTATATTGTGGAATTTTCCCCAAAGATTACGAGTTAGAGAGGGATATATTGATAAATCTTTGGATGGCACAAGATTATCTTGATTCGGAAGAGAATAAAGATAAGGGTATAATTGGCAACATTGTTTTTGATAACTTAGTTGCACGGTCGTTTTTCCAAGATTTTAAGAAAGATGTTAGTGGTAAGATTATAGGTTGTAAAATGCATGATATTGTACATGACTTTGTGCACTTTCTCACCAAGAAGGAATGTTTGATTACGGAGGCTAATCAAGGTGCTAATAGTGAGATAGAGGTATTGGTCAACAAGGTTCGCCATTTAACCTTAACATATGTTCTCGACAGTTCAAATTCACTTCCTACCTCATGTTACAATTGCAAAAAACTACGTACCCTCGCAGTTTTTTGCCCAAGACCATCACGCATAGACACAAGTTTAGTTTTGCGATTGAAATGTCTTAGGACATTAAatttgattgataattccaTTGAAGAACTTCCAGAGGAGATTAGTCAATTGGTACATTTGAGGCATCTTGATTTGTCTGGCAATTCTGGTTTGGAGAAATTACCAGACTCTATTTGTAGTTTATACAATTTGTATACCTTGGCCATTTGTTATTGCTATTCACTTTCAAAATTGCCTCGTAACATGAGCAAGTTGATTAATTTAAGGCATCTTTATGTGATGGAATCTGGTCTGGAGTACTTGCCAATTGGGATAGGGAGATTAACAAGTTTGCAAACATTAGATGAGTGTCGTGTGTTTTTTGGTCGCAATGACGAAGCATTCAAATTTGGGGATCTGAGAACCTTGAACAACCTTCGGGGCAGTCTCAACATAACATTTAGGGGGGATTTGAATGATGTAAGCGAGGTTGTGGAACTACCATTGGTTGACAAcaaacaaatttttaatctcCAAATTGATTGGGAGTTTGAACCCCCTATGACTCCAGAGAGTAGTCTTCAAATACTGAATGCCTTACAACCGCAAGAAGATTTGGAATCTTTAGTCATTAAAGGGATTGTGGCTCCCACCTGGCCGAAATGGTTGACGTGTTTAAACAGGTTGAGATTCCTTACTCTTAGTGATTGTGGAAATTGGGAAACTTTGCCTCCTCTTGGTAAATTGCCCTTCCTTGAAAGACTGAATCTATCGTTTATGGGGCGTATAGAAAAGGTTGGTGGTGAATTTTTGGGACTAGAAGATGACCAAGCAGCATTCAAATCATCCTCCGCAGTATTCCCAAAACTGAAAGACCTTGGCTTTTGTGGGTTGCCGAATTGGAAAGAGTGGGAAGGCGTGAACGGGTGGGCGAAAGAGGATTCTAAATTTCCTACAATCATGCCTTGTCTTTCTTCCTTGACTATTGGGTACTGTTCAACGCTAGAAACACTGCCAGATTTCCTCAGCAAAATACCACTTCAGAATCTTACCATCCAGAATTGTCGGAAACTTACCGATCGTTGCACAGAAGCGAGTGGAGAGGAGTGGCCTAAGATTTCTCACATCCAAAAAATCATCCG GGAATCTCGTGATGAAGCTAAAAGGGTGATCATGTAG
- the LOC126616653 gene encoding COP9 signalosome complex subunit 6a-like isoform X4: MAESSSSGLTFKLHPLVIVNISDHYSRVKSQMQPPVTNTSTPPPPNNGADGAVEAASSSSFSDSASCPRVFGCVIGVQRGRTVEIFNSFELLYDPATHSLDRAFLEKKQELYKKVFPHFYILGWYSTGTDAQESDMNIHKALMDINESPVYVLLNPLINAAQKDLPITIYESEMHVIDGIPQLIFVSSSYTIETVEAERISVDHVAHLKPSDGGSAATQLAAHLTGIHSAIKMLNSRIRVLHHYLLAMQKGDIPCENSLLRQVSSLLRRLPAIESGKFQDDFLMEYNDTLLITYLAVLTNCSSTTNELVDKFNTAYDRHSRRGGRTAYF, encoded by the exons ATGGCGGAATCCTCCAGCAGCGGGCTGACGTTCAAGCTCCACCCACTGGTGATCGTCAACATCTCCGACCACTACTCTAGGGTTAAGTCCCAGATGCAGCCGCCCGTCACCAACACTTCGACACCACCACCGCCCAACAACGGCGCCGACGGAGCAGTAGAAGCagcctcctcttcttccttctccgaCTCCGCCTCGTGTCCGCGGGTCTTCGGCTGCGTTATCGGGGTTCAGAGGGGCCGCACGGTCGAGATCTTCAACAGCTTCGAGCTCCTCTACGATCCTGCTACTCACTCCCTCGACCGCGCCTTCCTCGAGAAGAAGCAAGAGCTCT ATAAGAAGGTGTTCCCGCACTTTTACATACTGGGGTGGTACTCTACTGGAACAGATGCTCAGGAATCTGACATGAACATCCACAAAGCT CTGATGGATATCAATGAAAGCCCTGTTTATGTCCTTCTCAACCCCTTGATCAATGCTGCTCAAAAGGATCTCCCAATCACTATTTACGAAAGTG AGATGCATGTCATTGATGGGATTCCACAGCTAATCTTTGTCAGCTCAAGCTATACCATTGAG ACGGTGGAAGCTGAGCGCATTTCAGTTGATCATGTTGCCCATCTTAAACCATCTGATGGAGGTTCAGCAGCAACTCAAT TGGCTGCTCATCTTACAGGAATCCACAGTGCTATCAAGATGCTAAATAGCAGAATTAGAGTGCTTCATCACTATCTTCTTGCTATGCAGAAAG GTGATATACCTTGTGAAAATTCACTGCTAAGACAAGTATCAAGTCTTTTGAGAAGGTTGCCTGCCATAGAATCAGGgaaatttcaagatgatttcTTGATG gaATACAATGACACTTTGTTGATTACATATTTGGCTGTGCTGACCAACTGCTCAAG TACAACGAATGAGCTAGTCGACAAGTTCAACACTGCATATGATAGGCACAGTCGAAGAGGTGGACGGACTGCTTATTTCTGA